From Medicago truncatula cultivar Jemalong A17 chromosome 7, MtrunA17r5.0-ANR, whole genome shotgun sequence, a single genomic window includes:
- the LOC25498456 gene encoding UPF0481 protein At3g47200: MEEEGEGEHSVSIPDELQSEMEEEGEGEHSVSIPDELQSEMEEEGEGEHSVSIPDELQSEMEEEGEGEHSVSIPDELQSEMEEEGEGEHSVLIPDELQSEMEEEGEGEHSVSIPDELQSEMEEEGEGEHSVLIPDELQSEIEEEGEGEHSVSIPDELQSEIEEEGEGEHSASIPVPNESQLEKPTHLLDLQRKVILTTSNSKNKSNEAADMKWSQKLLQKIKIWSRKLLQKITNWKWKLYYKIMKWIGKKSKRYVVPFTYRNIQDLKAVGIRLKTSMTQRPRDIDFCGGWFAAELTLPMIIVTNGSAHMFLNLIAYEMCPDFENDYEICSFLAFMDSLIDHPEDVKELRSNGILLNKLGSDEEVAHLFNIISTDLVRNTYIYHDVKWKINDHYCNKYKTWIAQGFHTYFNSPWAIIAFIAAVVVLVLTFIQTWFTIHPTSK, from the exons ATGGAGgaggaaggagaaggagaacaTAGTGTATCAATACCAGACGAGTTGCAATCAGAGATGGAGgaggaaggagaaggagaacaTAGTGTATCAATACCAGACGAGTTGCAATCAGAGATGGAGgaggaaggagaaggagaacaTAGTGTATCAATACCAGACGAGTTGCAATCAGAGATGGAGgaggaaggagaaggagaacaTAGTGTATCAATACCAGACGAGTTGCAATCAGAGATGGAGgaggaaggagaaggagaacaTAGTGTATTAATACCAGACGAGTTGCAATCAGAGATGGAGgaggaaggagaaggagaacaTAGTGTATCAATACCAGACGAGTTGCAATCAGAGATGGAGgaggaaggagaaggagaacaTAGTGTATTAATACCAGACGAGTTGCAATCAGAGATCGAGgaggaaggagaaggagaacaTAGTGTATCAATACCAGACGAGTTGCAATCAGAGATCGAGgaggaaggagaaggagaacaTAGTGCATCAATACCAGTACCAAATGAGTCACAGTTAGAGAAACCAACTCATCTTCTTGATCTTCAACGCAAAGTCATCCTCACTACATCTAATTCCAAG AATAAAAGCAATGAAGCTGCCGACATGAAATGGAGTCAgaagcttcttcaaaaaataaagatatggAGTCGgaagcttcttcaaaaaataacgaATTGGAAATGGAAgctttattataaaataatgaaatggaTTGGGAAGAAATCAAAGCGATATGTCGTACCGTTCACATACAGGAACATACAAGATCTAAAAGCTGTAGGAATAAGACTTAAGACAAGCATGACACAAAGGCCAAGAGACATAGATTTCTGCGGAGGATGGTTCGCTGCAGAACTGACTCTTCCTATGATCATTGTGACCAACGGTTCAGCCCATATGTTCCTCAACCTGATAGCATATGAGATGTGTCCAGATTTTGAGAACGATTACGAAATTTGTTCTTTTCTAGCTTTCATGGACTCGCTCATCGACCATCCTGAAGACGTGAAGGAATTGAGATCAAATGGGATTTTGCTCAATAAACTTGGGAGTGATGAGGAAGTTGCCCATCTTTTCAATATCATAAGTACTGACTTGGTACGAAACACATACATATACCATGACGTTAAATGGAAAATAAATGATCATTACTGTAATAAATACAAGACTTGGATAGCGCAGGGTTTTCACACTTACTTCAACAGTCCTTGGGCCATTATTGCATTCATTGCTGCGGTTGTCGTCCTTGTTCTTACTTTCATTCAGACATGGTTTACAATTCACCCGACTAGCAAATAA